agatttgccacccCATGGCTAACACATGTTCTTTTACCACTTGCACAACCCTCCTTTCTTGCTCCTTGGAGAGCTTGTTTGAGATGATTATCGGCAAGGTCTCATTCTCCCCAACAAAAGTATACCGGAGGTGTGGCGGAAGCGGCTTCATTTCAACCTTCGGGGGTAACTCcgaagatggtggagtcacaccattgCTCTTGTTTAAACTTTCCGGCTTCGGTTCATCCTCTCTAGTATATTCATCATCCCCCGACTCGGAATGAAATGAGACTTGAGAAATGTGTTGAGAAAAAATTTCTGCCCCCTTTAACTcatggggctcgatcgagcctttcATTAAAagggagggctcgatcgagcccttagtGTTAAAGGAAGCAGAGATTTTTTCCTTTGCTTGATTCAACACTTGCACATTTTCTTGAAGTTGTTCTTGCACAATCTCATCAATCAAGTCTATCCTCATgcaatcctcctcctcgatggcattccgcatcactctcttcatatcaaactctacactttcctcatcaattctcaaggtgagcttgccggcatgaacatcgataagagcacgcccggtgttcataaaagggcgaccaaggatcataggacattctttatccaccgcatagtctaagatcacaaaatccaccggaaagataaatttatccactttaacaagtacgtcttccactatcccatacggctttttgagagagtgatcggcaagttgcaataccatcgaggtgcgctttaccggttgatcaccaaacaaagacctaaaaagaaacaatggcatcaagttaatacttgccccaagatcacacaagcaatttatagcattcatatttcctatagtgcaaggtatagaaaaactccctggatccttaagctttGTCGGTAAAttgctttggattatggaactacaatgctccgtgagcggtattgtcccaccttgctcccaactacgcttgttcataattatatctttcaagaattttgcatattggggcatctcccttAGTGCGTCCGCCAAGCTTagattaatttgcaatttcttgaaaatctcaaggaacttgtgaaatttctcgttcccttgagctttcctcaaccggcttgggaatggaaccggtggtacgaatggtggaggtggtggcggcctcacatagggctcttcaacctcgacAACCACTTCCTCACAATCCTTTGGCAACTCTTGACTTGAACTAGCTATGTCAattaccacttgaggctcatcctcctcgaCAACTTGTCTCTTtccattggctttctcaaggtttctcccgcttcggagctctaccgccttaacatgcTCTCTAGGATTGTTCTCCGTAGTAGACGGCAATCCCCCTTGTTGTCTTCCTTGAAGCGAAATCGCCATTTGggaaatttgagtttccaaatgatgaatggtagaagcttgattcttctccctttgctccattttctcTAGCTTCTCTAGCACCTTGgaaagcacatttccctcatccatattcttttgtggttggaatcccggagggtgttgaggtctaccaccatagttgtttccttgcccttgatggttaggataagggccttgataaggaccttgttgttggggcctatttcctccttggaaactaggacccgcttgttgatttgcttgcacattgccttggccctcttgattcctccatccgaagtttggatgattcctccatccggggttgtaGGTGTTAGAGTAAGGGTCATTAGCTTGCCTTTGTCCTCCGATGTAGTTGACTTGCTCACTCAAGGCTTGACCCGTAACTAGGCATTCTCCTCccgaatggccaaaatcaccacaaaattcacaacctacttgaacataagccaccGGAGCGTTTCTTTGCATAGGAGCGACTTGTTTCTTGAGAGCATCCACTTGAGCTTGAAGCGAAGCATTTGCGGCTTTTATGGACTCCATCTCCCTcacttgatcaagagtcatGAGTGACTTTTGAGTAGGTGGCGCTCTTCTTTCCATAGGTCCCCAAGTACTACTAACCACGGCCAATTTCTCCACCAATTCAAGGGCTTCCTCATAGGTCTTTTGCATAAGTGAACCCCCCGAAGCCGCATCGATAGTAGCTCGGGTAGTGACATTTGTCCCATCATAGAAGATTTGTATAACATGCTCTCTATTGAGCCGATGATGGGGTACACTTCGTTGTAAATCCTTGAACCGCTCCCATGCCTCATGAAGTGACTCTCCTTCAAATTGGACAAACTCAAGTATGTCTTTAGTCAACTTTGTAGTCTtgccatgagggaaatatttgttaaggaaggcttgagccaactccctccaattgtgaatggactcattaggtagagagtgcaaccaaatgctagccttgtccctcaaagaaaaaggaaacatcctaagcttaatttggtccgccgttatcccatgaagcttgaatgtgtttagaacacccaaaaacttggcgatatgctcattaggatcctcatgactcaacccaaagaaggcacaacgattttccaaaagttgaatggtactcggcttgatctcaaaagttgccgcttgaaccggcattgcgaagcatccaaaagttgcattatccacatccggcaagaaaaactcacccaaagtttgtctttgttggtTTGGCACTTGTACGTGCGCTTGGGGTCGATCAACCCTTGGGTGGTCTTGTTGCCTTGGTCGGTTCACATTCCCTAATGGAGGAgcgggtggatattgttgttcccctccatccattagaggattgaacctcccctcttcatcataattgtttccctcgttattcataacttcgggtatacgggctcttcttcttacacctctttcgtagttaccgaggttatcttggaacggttctagtggtagatttgctcgtcgcgtattgtgcatacacaaaAATCAAGTtccctacacaaacaacaacaagaacaccgagtgtaaaccacgaaagataattaataacaataaaccaaaaacagaaaataacgctaactcgaccgaatttcacaatactttcaatcaattaaacgcaaccttgtccccggcaacggcgccaaaaacttgttagcaaaaatactaacttgtagtaatccggaaatacggaatcgatcccacgaagacaagaggtttaaagtgagcgaacacgtaaatggaaattcaattcggaaagcaacgatcAATTGAAGGTTCAAGTATCCAATTACTAACTAAGAATTAAACTAACGTGAAATTGCAATTAAACAAGTAAAGAGAATTAATTATCAAGAATCTAATTCAATAAAAGGGGAATGTCAAGGAGTTAGTAATCCAACCTAGGTTATGCAATCATGATTGGTCAAGTGTAAACTACTAAGGACCGAGCGAGGCCTAAAAcgtcattcccgctctctcgagcctcaaggaatgCCAAAACCGCTATCTAGTCATTCAATCAcaccaagctcactctcgtgttacaaggcaAACTAAATCAATATCAAACGATTAATCAATCCGCTCCAAGGTCACCTAGAttcaaacccactctcgtggaGCTCTAAAATCTAGGTTTTCTAACCTAGAGGTCgatctaatcaaccacctctcggtgcGTCAATCAAACTATGGCAATGATTaaggtagctaatcctaatcaagCAATGAGTAATAGGGAAGAAACAAAAGCATACAACACTAAAGACCAACCAATCAAGCAAACCCCTAAATTATCATACTAACCCCCTAACAAAGGAaatttagctactcatatttaGATTATCACAAACAATCAAGGAATGAGTAAAGTAGAACATTCAAGTAAGAAGAATTACCTTGATTAAATAAATAGAATAGACAACcataaagataatgaagattcacaataagtagcttgtaataaaaatgaagatcttgttatcataaagcaaataaaacttgcatcaagctccaacaatggaggaatctccaagaaGAAGATGGCTAATCTAAAAGAGGTAAAAACTAGAGAATAATTCCAAAATGTCTATAACTTCTTGTACCCTAAAAAAGATAATGTGCTATTTATATGGGTTACAAATGAGGTAAACAAAGGACACCCTTCTAAGGAGTGTTGGGCCTAAAATAGAAATTGAGCCCTTGAGTTTTGTCTTGTCTCGAAATTCAAATTCTGAGCTTCTTTttaaggggctcgatcgagccatccacttaagagtgagggctcgatcgagccttatgCTTTGAAGAAACTTCTGGACAGCTTTGttcatagggctcgatcgagccttccttcataagtgaagggctcgatcgagcccctcctTTAAATGCCCATATCTTGCTCGTTTCTTCGCTCTTTCAACTCGCTCCTATTCCGATACTTGATTTCTTCATTCTTTAAGCCCAAAACACTTCGCATTGCTTCATTTTACCTGAAACGCTAATACACAAAATAAGCACACCAATACGGGAAAAAAACGCTTCAAAGTATACTAAAAACAAGCGAAAACAACTCCTAAACATAGGTGTAAAATGCACCTATCAAAGGCGCGTAAAAAGAGAATTTTCAGACATGAAGAAGTAGATGCAAGTACTCTAGTTTATTCTAGTATTTGCAAAGCGGTTGCTCActacaattataataatttgGGTTCTATGTATTCGGGAAATgatattttctgcaatttagatttcttttgtaacttttcttaACTCTTTTTAAGAGTTTTGTCTTTCACTTCTTTGTGGTTGAGCTAATAAACTCATCATTtatcccaaaaaaaaaaagttattcaaacataaacaacaaaaatataagCAACATAAAATTctaaagataaataaaacagCTAATTATCCAAAGATATTAGGTTATATTTCTCATATCAAAACTACGTAGTTCTGTTAAACCATgcatgtaattttaaaattataaaagatatttatataaattaatttaaatatgagttAATTCACGAACATctaatcgagtttctaaacgagtttgttcacgaactcttattTGATCTTGTTCACGAACTTTTATTCGAGTTTGTTCACGATCTCATCTTCAAACTCGTTcacgaactcttattcgagctcgttcacgaacaacTAATCGAGCTGTCCGTGAAtgtaaacgagccgaacacaattatgttcatgttcggctcgtttacaTTAATGAACATGGAATGAAATTCGAGCTCGGTTTATTTAGAATCCAAACGAACACGAGCCAAGTCGGTTCGTCTACACTCCTATATAGACAATAACAATTAATCTTATAATTCTATACaatagattaagaaaataaaatttcaaaccaatGACCTAACCTTTTCCCTCATTGCCAATCAGTGGCGGATCTAGTATTCTTTTTTAGTCCGgacttaacttttttttagacaaatatttaatttttagtttatctcTAATCAATCAGCAGTTCGAAGTTAATTTCCTTTTAACAATATTCACTATAAAttctacttttaaaaaaaaaattaaaactgaggtcTGCCTAACTTTAGAATAGTTCCACCTCAGTTGCCAATTGAGCTAGCTTTGGTGAATGGTGTTGTTTTCCTAGCTAGCTTTTCTACTCTAATTACTAACTTGTGGCTAACCCAAAATCATTTTACACTTCAATGGCTAGAGACTTATTAGATATCCTGtttattttgagaaatatttgtattaattaaattcgtcAAGTAGAATTATGAATCATCCATTCATTGTGTGACACATAATAACTTATGATATGATCCTGATTTTGCTTAGAAAGGGAATTAGTTTACCAAGCAAACACCACTTGTACTTCTTGTTATCTTTATGATGTAAGATTAAGTTCattcaccaattttatatttaaaataattggcACTccgatttataaatatattgggAAAATGAATATCCAAAATTATATTGTACTtatcaaatcaaaattataatgtatttatCCATAGGGCAGTGCTAAATGGCCCGAAAATCTTGGACACAAAATGGCCCGAATTTGCAAGTGAGTCCTTTTGCTGATTTATGCTTAATTTTCTATTTGCACATATGACCTCTCCTTCAttctttattgataattaaatatacacggatttttaagtgttttaattattactcCACCATTGACACAAAAAATAAGACAACATGACAATGAATGTTAGCAAATGGACAACTCATTTAGACGTTGTATCTTTTTTATTCTAGCGTACCCTTATATTATGTTATTAAGTGATCCCtacattatattaaaaaaattccatatCATAGAGACAaaacataaactaaaaaaattagcaCATAGATTTAACTAATagtactaaaaaatttaaaaaaataacttacattaattttttttattttatacaaaatgtaattttattttattggtttataaattataaatacttatgaaaaaaaaaatgtgaaatattttaaaacaacatTAGATATTTTCaaagtatataattttaaaataaaaaatgaaaaccaTTGGTTTGCCCAATAAACTTTTCCAATTCTTCAGAAATGTAGCAACCATTTTCATATTTCCGATAAAAAAATTTTTACATTTCCACTAAAAGTAATCTCTTTGACTATAAATGATAAACTATTTCCAAGgtcattcaaattaaaattaagaatattttgttttttgaatattaattattgaaccaaacattaaaattaccAATTATTCTCTATATATAATAGTTTGATGTCGTTgtgtttattttcatttaacatttggtaatataaaaaataaaaaaattaagatggtAGATACAAATGGGTATAGAACTGAAATAATGAGAGAAATATTCGATTTGAGTGAAGATGATAGTTTATTCAATTCAGATTCTGAAAATATCGATAATACGATCTCTTCATTGGATGGAAGTATTTTTGAAGATGAACAAAACAACAATGGAGATGGACACAACATTAATGAAGACGGAGATGAACAATATAATGGTGTTGATATAGAAGGTGAAAATACAAATGCAAATACGGAAGCGCATGAGGATGGGATAAACATTGAAAGAGGTTAGATTATCTcattatattatgattatatgTGTTTTCATATTAGATTTGAAGGAAGATATTAATATCAtagttggtattttttgggcaCTGTATTGTAGCTAgaatgcattttttttattcaaagttATATCCAAGCCACTTAAATTTCACTTTTCTTCCTTGtgctaatttttatattataggCACTCTATTATAGGCACTGTATTCAAATTACATTTTTTGGGGTATAGACAACGTTAAAAAACGAAGTGGGAGAAGCATAAACAAATGATTCTCAAATTTCTACCACATATTATAGTGGTGTCTAATACAAAATTGACGCACTTACAAATGCAATATTCAAATTAACTGTAGGACATGCTTAACTTTACATGTCCTATACTTgctttaaagataaaattgttATATAATACTAACAGGTCGCGTGCACAAAAATTTACATAGTATAAATATGCAcgttataattatatatatatagtaaaaaaTATTCAAGTTATCATAAATATAGTTTCTTAAATTTGCAGGTCCTATATGCTTGGCATGTGTTTTGAAAGCATAGACGTTTTATTTAGGGCATATCAACAACATGCAAAAGTGAAGGGTTTTAGTGTTGCAATAAGATCAACACGTAAAGATGAAAACAAACAGGATAAGTAAGTTACATTAAGTTGCGACAAGGGTAGGAATACAAAATTTCAGAAGCAATCAAAGAGAATCGGTTGCCCAGTTCGTTTAATGCAATTAAAAGAGCTGATAATAATTGGGAAGTTTCCAAGATTTCGTTCAATCATAATCACGAGTTAGTTTCTAATTTGTCATGCTTTATGAGTGCTCATAGAACAATAAATGTACATATGAAACGCCAATTGGAAGCAAATGACATATCTGGCGTGAGACCTTGCAAAAATGTTAGGATGATGCAAGTGCAATCTGGTGGGCCTTTAAACTTAGGATGTGTGCCTAAAGATTGTCGGAATTTTATTGAGGAGAGAAGGAGGCTAAGATTAGGCGTAGGAGACGCAGAAGCAATTTGAAAGATGTTTGTAAGAATGCATCAAATAAACAgagatttttttcatttgatggAAGTTAGCGATGCAGGCAGGCTTCTAAATGTTATGTGGATTCATCCTCGTAGCAAAGCAGCCTATGAAGAGTTTCATGATGTTGTAAGTTTTGACACCACATATCTTGTCAACAAATATAGAATGCCTTTTGCTACTGTTGTAGGAATTAATCACCACGGACAATCAATTTTATTAGGATGTGCTTTGGTTACGCATGAAGATATTCGATCATTTAAGTGGCTTTTCTCAAATTGGCTTGAAGCAATGGGAGGTATACATCCTCATGCTATTTTAACAGATCAGTGTGAGAGTATCAAGGCAGCTACAAGGGAAGTTATGCCTAACACTATTCATCGGTTTTGTCTTTGGCATATCATGTGCAAACTACCTCAAAAGTTGAAAAATGTTCCTGAATTTGGCAGCGTGAGCCTAGAGTTCAAAACTATAATCTACGAAAGCCTTACTGTTGAAATATTTGAAACTAATTGGAACAGTTTTATAACAAGGCGTGGATTGGAAAATAATGATTGGTTAATTGACTTATATGATAAAAGGGAAAGTTGGGTTCCCGTCTTCCTACATCATTATTTTTGGCAGGAATGGTATCAACTCAGAGAAGTGAAGGAATGTATCTTTTTTTGATGGTTACATTACATCTAGTAGCACATTGAAACAATTTGTTGAGCAATATGAAGTTGCTATCACTGACAAGTTGCATAAAGAGTTACTTGTAGATTTTgaatccaaaaataaaatagtgaagtgcatttctgatttCTCCTTTGAAAGGCAATTCCAGCAGGCTTACACACATTCTATATTCTATCTTATAAAGTAGAACCCAAAAATACTCTACATTGAACAGTGTTTTTGGGTtccaacatatttttttttatatatatattacagtATTGCCATTAGGAGTCTCACTATCCAACTTGTATAATGATTAGTTAGCATGGAACAAAAAGCGAAACAGACATTTGAAAGTGAACCAAATTTGTAATTATTTAGTTGGAATGGAATGGAAAAGGATAAGATATTTAAAACTGTGCAAAATTTCTTGAAGAAGCTTTCCTTAGGTTTTGTGACATCTGGACTTCAAGATATGGGTGTAGATGCAGCTGTCAGAGCCTCAATGTGCTAGCCTCCTTACTCAGATACTATCATCTTTATCCCCTTCTATCTTTATCCCTACACAATAacactataaattaaaatattaaaaagacaTAAGCACTTTTCACATGATATTGCCCAATAGTTACTAGGTTAGTATTTGTGTTCACCAAAGTCTCTtttctgttttaatttttttatcagtcTTTCGTATCtcaaatagtaataatttaatcagtttttttacttttttccaGAGATCGATGTTCATTTGCAATTATACGTTATACAATATATATGCACGTATCAATATATATACAATATTAAAGATTgttgtttatttattaattacctATAGAATTATATGTTATACAATATATATGCACGTATCaaaatgtttttatatatattggaCACTTACAAATCCGTACCCTACTCGAAAAAGAAgtgattaaaaatatatatttttggaaatttaataggtaattaataaataaaatataaataaacatgCATAATTCTATAACGTATAATTGtactttatatataaataaataataaaataaaaatacccatctcatttaaattttaaattttgatttgggaggatttttttttttcaattagcaAAGAGTgcattaaattatctaattgatAAGTGGATTGggtaataaatattattattatgggttaaatttgataaaaaaaaatccaaaaacaattatcttaatgattttcaattaaatatttatgatctGGTGAAAATTGATAAAGGATGCAATTatctgaatttaaaattaaaatacaaaaatttaaacataattgcaataaacttttaaattgtgatataattgtaaaaaatacCGCGATTAATAAAAGATGTGACAATGCAAATGAATTGAGATTTGAAGATAAAAGGTGGGTAGTTTTTCCTAAAATTagcctaaaataaataaataaaaatgtgtaTACTTTAACTTGTGCCGTTATATATTTatctttatattatattttcagtccaacaaataattataacaaaaaaatcatttatttgattattataattataattttaatattttattccaatatatataatatgatttaatttactattatcttaatatatatatatatatatatataaatttataagttaGCTAGATTACAACTTCTATAAAATTACTAGTtatttacaattatttaattaatttggcCATAATTTGtatgaaatgaaaatataagAAGGTACCTTTGCAGAacaatcaaaaaatattatttcctcatctttatagatatatataaattaaataattgttatggaaatatacttttttatattttcaattcataaaaattatggacaaattaattaaataattgtaaataACTAGTAATTTTATAGAAGTTGTAATCTagctaatttataaatttttattgtaaaatataatattaaaaaagattagttttaataaatactaaaaaaactataattatcATGAATACATGTTAATTTGgatataatttgaataaattgctCATGTCTGACAAATGTTGTCGATCTATCGATAGTATATGCTAAACAGGGTTtaatttgacctttttttatactccctccgtctcataAAGATGGGTAAAATGGCTATTTTGGACGTCCTAAATTATAGGCAAAATTACtaatattaatttgaataatacaaatattaattttcataaatttcaacaatttt
This window of the Mercurialis annua linkage group LG5, ddMerAnnu1.2, whole genome shotgun sequence genome carries:
- the LOC126681402 gene encoding protein FAR-RED IMPAIRED RESPONSE 1-like; amino-acid sequence: MHQINRDFFHLMEVSDAGRLLNVMWIHPRSKAAYEEFHDVVSFDTTYLVNKYRMPFATVVGINHHGQSILLGCALVTHEDIRSFKWLFSNWLEAMGGIHPHAILTDQCESIKAATREVMPNTIHRFCLWHIMCKLPQKLKNVPEFGSVSLEFKTIIYESLTVEIFETNWNSFITRRGLENNDWLIDLYDKRESWVPVFLHHYFWQECSTLKQFVEQYEVAITDKLHKELLVDFESKNKIVKCISDFSFESWNGMEKDKIFKTVQNFLKKLSLGFVTSGLQDMGVDAAVRASMC